Proteins encoded by one window of Gemmatimonadota bacterium:
- a CDS encoding HEPN domain-containing protein, whose translation MSDTTTHLHPDPKACAVARAVCDVIHPNTVILFGSRARGDFTSDSDIDLLIITDSQQIDRQEYMRTSEAARRKVQEVYGHSMGVDLVHLSEDAFHDGRRARNHVAGQAVRDGVDIYGAKVIYDNPEPTNWPDIRQRIINAKRELRVLEDLVGANSAPEAIGFHAQQALENALKGWISALDTDYKNTHDLSDLSGIIRNHPEEDDTPAGEKLTWLTDYAVKYRYHGIEVSVEDRFELLAAVTETVETIIARIRTLSKMTD comes from the coding sequence ATGTCAGATACGACAACACATTTGCATCCCGATCCCAAAGCCTGCGCTGTCGCTCGTGCGGTCTGTGACGTAATCCATCCCAACACCGTCATCCTGTTCGGATCCCGCGCCCGGGGCGACTTTACGTCCGATTCCGATATCGACCTGCTCATCATCACTGACTCCCAGCAGATAGACCGGCAGGAATACATGCGCACGAGTGAGGCGGCTCGCCGCAAAGTCCAGGAAGTTTATGGCCACTCTATGGGCGTTGACCTGGTCCACCTGAGCGAGGACGCTTTTCACGACGGCCGCCGTGCCCGAAATCATGTCGCAGGGCAGGCTGTCCGCGATGGCGTCGATATATATGGCGCAAAAGTAATCTATGACAACCCGGAACCGACCAACTGGCCCGACATACGACAGCGAATTATCAATGCCAAACGGGAACTCCGCGTTCTGGAAGACCTGGTAGGGGCAAATTCGGCACCGGAGGCCATCGGTTTCCACGCCCAACAGGCCCTTGAAAACGCGCTAAAAGGCTGGATCTCAGCACTCGATACCGACTACAAAAACACCCACGACCTATCCGACCTATCGGGCATCATCCGAAACCATCCCGAAGAGGATGACACTCCCGCTGGAGAAAAGCTGACCTGGCTGACCGACTATGCCGTAAAATATCGCTATCACGGCATAGAGGTCAGCGTGGAAGACCGCTTCGAGTTGCTCGCTGCAGTAACCGAGACCGTAGAGACCATCATCGCCCGCATTCGGACACTAAGCAAAATGACTGATTAA